One window of the Janthinobacterium sp. PAMC25594 genome contains the following:
- a CDS encoding DUF2341 domain-containing protein, whose protein sequence is MQRFLFLLTILGTLVPGLAHAWWQPDWAYRKPVTVDAGPKAGAVGGDPGRIPVLLRLHSGNFNFEGVSDNGADLRFVAGDDKTVLNHQIEQFNPLLGIALIWVDVPALTAGTPQQLWMYYGNPKAPASGNGQRTFDPDYSLVYHFTEPGVPSRDSTAYGNHAQTAVPALDGSVIGVGARLGTTPLMLPASPSLALAAGAPFTFSAWVRPDSLGAQQVLYARRDGANELLIGIDQGVPFVQVNGQRSKPGQPIQAAQWSHLAVKADKANVALYVGGRPAVSLATALPAFTTAASVGADAPPVAAGAAALANFTGAIDELRLSRTARPDALLLADAVSQGSESRLAVFGADEQQAGKSHFGFIIAAMPLDAWIVVGLLGLMMVLSWIIMIGKGRSYGAIARANAQFMQSFHEAAGAPLDHLARNGKLSASVKTDSSLWRLYDVAIDEMRRRHDRGYDLNAVSNATIGAIRAAMDGVMVRESERMSKRMIWLSTTIEGAPYVGLFGTVIGIMLVFVVAAMAGAVDINSVAPGMAAALLCTAAGLGVAIPALFGYNWLSSRSDAIVADMAVFVDEFATRLAEEQGDGRQMRPVLQQA, encoded by the coding sequence ATGCAACGTTTTCTTTTTCTGCTCACGATCCTGGGCACGCTCGTTCCCGGCCTGGCGCACGCCTGGTGGCAGCCCGACTGGGCTTACCGCAAACCCGTCACCGTCGATGCCGGCCCGAAGGCTGGCGCCGTGGGCGGCGATCCCGGCCGCATTCCCGTGCTGTTGCGCTTGCATTCGGGTAACTTCAACTTCGAAGGCGTCAGCGACAACGGCGCCGACCTGCGCTTCGTGGCGGGCGACGATAAAACGGTGCTGAACCACCAGATCGAGCAATTCAATCCGCTCTTGGGCATCGCCCTGATCTGGGTCGACGTGCCGGCCCTGACGGCCGGCACGCCGCAGCAGCTGTGGATGTACTACGGCAATCCGAAGGCGCCCGCTTCCGGCAATGGCCAGCGTACGTTCGATCCCGACTACAGCCTCGTGTATCACTTCACCGAACCTGGCGTGCCTTCGCGCGACAGCACCGCCTACGGCAACCATGCCCAGACGGCCGTGCCGGCGCTCGATGGTTCCGTCATCGGCGTCGGCGCCCGCCTGGGCACGACGCCGTTGATGCTGCCCGCCTCGCCATCGCTGGCGCTGGCCGCCGGCGCGCCATTCACCTTCTCGGCCTGGGTCCGCCCGGACAGCCTGGGCGCGCAGCAAGTGCTGTATGCGCGCCGCGACGGCGCCAATGAATTGCTGATCGGTATAGACCAGGGCGTGCCGTTCGTGCAGGTGAATGGCCAGCGCAGCAAGCCGGGCCAGCCTATCCAGGCCGCGCAATGGTCGCACCTGGCGGTGAAAGCCGACAAAGCCAACGTGGCCCTGTACGTGGGCGGCCGTCCGGCCGTCTCGCTGGCCACCGCCCTGCCGGCTTTTACGACTGCCGCTTCGGTGGGCGCCGATGCGCCGCCGGTCGCCGCCGGCGCCGCCGCCCTGGCCAACTTCACGGGCGCCATCGACGAGCTGCGCCTGTCGCGCACGGCCCGTCCCGACGCGCTGTTGCTGGCCGATGCCGTTTCGCAAGGTTCCGAATCGCGCCTGGCCGTGTTTGGCGCCGATGAACAGCAGGCCGGCAAAAGCCATTTCGGCTTCATCATTGCCGCCATGCCGCTCGACGCCTGGATCGTCGTCGGCCTGTTGGGCCTGATGATGGTCTTGTCGTGGATCATCATGATCGGCAAGGGCCGCAGCTATGGCGCCATCGCGCGCGCCAATGCGCAATTCATGCAGTCGTTCCACGAAGCGGCCGGCGCGCCGCTCGATCACCTGGCGCGCAATGGCAAGCTGAGCGCCTCCGTGAAGACGGATTCCTCGCTGTGGCGTTTGTATGACGTGGCCATCGACGAGATGCGCCGCCGCCACGACCGTGGCTACGACCTGAACGCCGTCTCGAACGCCACCATCGGCGCCATCCGCGCCGCCATGGATGGCGTGATGGTGCGCGAAAGCGAGCGCATGTCGAAACGCATGATCTGGCTCTCGACCACCATCGAAGGCGCGCCGTACGTCGGCCTGTTCGGCACCGTGATCGGCATCATGCTGGTGTTCGTCGTGGCGGCCATGGCCGGCGCCGTGGACATCAACTCGGTGGCGCCGGGCATGGCTGCAGCGCTGCTGTGTACGGCTGCCGGCCTGGGCGTGGCGATTCCCGCGCTGTTCGGCTACAACTGGCTGTCCTCGCG